The stretch of DNA ATTTCGCTCATCCACTTCGGAACGCACTTTTTCAAGCCAACCTTTATCAACCATTCTTTTAATCATTGGTGTCAACGTCCCCGTACCTAAATTTAGCTTTTGTCCTAATTGTTTAAGAGTAATTCCGTCTTTCTCCCATAGTGCTAATAATACTAAATATTGTGGATACGTCATATCATAAGGTTTTAAAACTTTTGTATATAATTTAATAAATTCACTTGCTGTTTCATAGATAGCAAAACATAGTTGGTTTTCTAGCGTTAAAAAATCTTCCATTTCTTCACCTACAAATTCAGTAACCTTTGAATGTCCTTTTCAATGTTTCCAGGCTCTGTAGTAGGAGCATATCTTTCAACTACTTGACCATTTTCATCAACAAGAAATTTGGTGAAATTCCATTTAATATTTTTAGTTAGTAACCCTTTCTTCTTTGTTTTTAAAAATGTGAATAGTGGTTCTTCCTTATCACCATTAACATCGACTTTTGCAAACATAGGAAAAGATACACCATAATTTAATTGACAAAATTGTGTTGTTTCATCGATATCATCAAATTCTTGATTATTAAATTGATCACAAGGGAAGCCAAGTATTTGCAGACCTTGATCTTTATACTTTTCATAAAGTTCCTGCAACCCTTTAAATTGTGGTGTAAGTCCACACTTACTAGCAGTATTGACAATTAGTAGAGCTTTTGCATTGAAATTTTTTAATGAAATTTCATCACCACTAGGTTTTTTAACAGTAAAGTCATATACGGAATTCAACATTATCACTCCTGTTCCTCATTAAATCGTACACGATTTAATCATACAAAATTTATCTACGAATAACAAATATTTCATACTATGTTTATAAAAACAAAAAAGAGCTAAGATTTCTCTAAGCTCTTTTTAGTCAAATATTAATATTGTTCCGTAAATGGGACATTTGGTATAGCTGATTTAAAAAATTCGGCTAAATCTTCTGCTTGTTCCTTGGAATCAATCCGGAAAACAGTTTGTAGGTGATTTAAATCGGTTATATCTTTAGGGTCGAGGAGGGTTGAGCGGCCAGTTTGCATACAAACGACTAGAGGTTTTCCAAAAAATAAATTTGTGTAAACAATTGCAAAATCATATCGAGCTTCTTCCGTTGTAAAGCCTACAAATCGGGCATTTACATTTTCATTATCATCATATAATTTGTCAAATAGGTTCATAAGGACCTCCTTTTTATTTTTTTATTCTGAATTTTATTATAACCTAAAACTTAAAATTTTAGCAACAAAATTTTAACGTTGTCAAATTATTCATGCAAATGCTAGAATGATATTATTAGAGCATTTACTAGGAGTGAGTAGAATGGCAAGTAGTGCATATATTAAACTAGTTCCAAAATCAAAAAAGAAAACACTTACAATCGACGACGTGAAAGAGTTATTCCACTATTATAAAGATATTACATCTAAAACAGGTCAACAACTAAGCTGGCAATACGAAGAATCCTCCTTCCCTTATATGATAAAAGAGAATCCAGAAGGAGCAGGAAAATGGTTTTATTTAAAAGGTATAGAAGATCGCTACAAGATGATTTTAGTCGGTATAGGTTCACAACCTAGTGAAAATGGAGAAGACGAGGAAACATTATCATACATCCAAATAACGTTACATGACCAATCTACACATGGCGACAAAGGAAAAGCTAATGAATATTGTAAGTTTATCGCTAAAAAACTAGAAGCAGAACTGCAATTATTTACAGGAAAAGTTATGTATTTTTATAAAAGATAAAAAAACAACGGCTAATTATGCCGTTGTTTTTGTTTTAAGGTGTTTCAATCAAGTCAGGATCTACGATTTCATATCCTTTTTCTTGTAATCCTACTACAATGTCCTCTAAAGCTTCACTTGTCCATTCACGATCATGCATTAAAAGATTTGCACCATCTCTAAGTTCTGGTGCATTTACCATTATGTCTGATATTGTTTCTTTTGTTTTATAATCAGGTTCCCAGTCATATCCATACGTCCAATTCATTAGAAGCATTCCTTCTTCTTTTACTATATCTTTAGCATAATCAGTATTTACACCAAATGGTGCTCTAAAAAACTTTGGACGCTCTCCTATTATCTCTTCTACTACATTATTAAGTTCTACTATTTCAGATTTTTGCTCTTCCTCACTGATAGTTGAAAGCCTTTTATGTGTCATTGTATGGTTTCCTATTGGAAAACCAAGCCTATGAATTTCCTTTAACACTTTCTTTTCTTCTTCCGTATCAAGAAAATGGCCATTTACAAAGAATATGGCTTTTACACCTAAAGTATGTAATGTCTCAGCCATATGAAGAGCATATCGATCCGGCGCATCGTCAATTGTTAGAAGCACCACTTTTGGATTTGCATTATCAATTGGTACGATGCTCCAGTCACCACTTATTTTATATTGAGGACTAATATTAATTTGCTCTTTTTCATTTTGTTCATCAGTTACAGGGCTATCTACTATCTCATCGTTATTATCTTCAGGGGATGAAGGATTCTCCTCTACATCTGTCTCCATATCAATAACAGGCTCTTCGTTGTCTTGTTTGTTGTTTGTGTCTTCCACCATATTATTATTCGTACAAGCAGTTAGGAAGAGTAAAAGTACGCTAGAAATAATCCAGTTTTTCATTTCCTTTCCTCCATCTTTTTAGCTATTTGTGTTTTTTAGCACTCTACATATTTTACAATTGAATACATCTTATTTTTGTAAATGAAAAACGAGCATCAAATTTATACAGAGTATCACATAATACATATAATACTAGTAGTTAGAAACTGTTTGCAACGTTTTTAAGGAAAGAATTATTTTATGTACCATTTAAATGAGGGCACTGGTCGTAATCAAAATTGCTACAATATAAAAAAGTTGTCTACTTAGTATAATACTAAATAGACAACTTCTCATATGATAAATTTTTATTTTACGATATGAATTGGACTTCCTATAGCTACTTCCGCAGCTTCCATTGTGATTTCCCCTAAAGTTGGGTGAGCATGGATAGTCATCGCTAAGTCTTCAGCTGTCATGCCCGTCTCAATTGCTAGCCCTAATTCAGCAATCATGTCAGATGCGCTTGCACCGGCAATTTGTGCACCAATTACAAGACCATCTTCTTTTCTAGTAACAAGCTTCAAGAAGCCGTCTGTAGTGTTTAGAGCAAGAGCACGTCCATTTGCAGCAAATGGGAATTTAGCAGCTGTTACTTCAATACCTTCCTCTTTAGCTTCTTGTTCTGTATAACCAACAGAAGCTAATTCCGGTTCAGTGAATACAACAGCAGGGATTCCATGATAATCAATTTCTGAAGGATGTCCTGAAATAGCTTCAGCAGCTATTTTTCCTTCATATGATGCTTTATGAGCTAGTGGTGGTCCCTCTACAATATCACCAATTGCGTAGATGTTCGAAATGTTTGTACGGCATTGTTTATCAATTTTGATAATCCCACGTTCCGTCATTTCAACTCCTACTTGTTCTAAGCCCATTTCATCTGTATTTGGACGGCGACCAACCGTTACTAATACGTAATCAGCCTCAATAACTTTTTCTTCACCTTTTACTTCTATCGTAACTTTCACGCCGTCTGCTGATTCTTCAACGCCTTTAGCCATTGCTTTCGTGAAGATTTCAACATTTCCTTTTTTCTTTAAGTTACGTTTTACTAAAGCACTCATTTGTTTTTCGAAACCAGCTAAAATTTCATCGCCTGCTTCTACTATTACAACTTCCGTGCCAAAGTTTGCATAAGCTGTACCTAATTCTGTACCGATATAACCCCCACCAATTACGATCATCTTTTTAGGGATTTCTTCAAGCGCTAAAGCTCCTGTAGAATCTA from Sutcliffiella cohnii encodes:
- a CDS encoding MarR family winged helix-turn-helix transcriptional regulator — translated: MEDFLTLENQLCFAIYETASEFIKLYTKVLKPYDMTYPQYLVLLALWEKDGITLKQLGQKLNLGTGTLTPMIKRMVDKGWLEKVRSEVDERNVYIFLQEKAITQKKIITTQVANEIQLCNISMEEYNELMKQLKTLQTKINTRS
- a CDS encoding glutathione peroxidase, which translates into the protein MNSVYDFTVKKPSGDEISLKNFNAKALLIVNTASKCGLTPQFKGLQELYEKYKDQGLQILGFPCDQFNNQEFDDIDETTQFCQLNYGVSFPMFAKVDVNGDKEEPLFTFLKTKKKGLLTKNIKWNFTKFLVDENGQVVERYAPTTEPGNIEKDIQRLLNL
- a CDS encoding DUF3055 domain-containing protein, producing the protein MNLFDKLYDDNENVNARFVGFTTEEARYDFAIVYTNLFFGKPLVVCMQTGRSTLLDPKDITDLNHLQTVFRIDSKEQAEDLAEFFKSAIPNVPFTEQY
- a CDS encoding polysaccharide deacetylase family protein, which gives rise to MKNWIISSVLLLFLTACTNNNMVEDTNNKQDNEEPVIDMETDVEENPSSPEDNNDEIVDSPVTDEQNEKEQINISPQYKISGDWSIVPIDNANPKVVLLTIDDAPDRYALHMAETLHTLGVKAIFFVNGHFLDTEEEKKVLKEIHRLGFPIGNHTMTHKRLSTISEEEQKSEIVELNNVVEEIIGERPKFFRAPFGVNTDYAKDIVKEEGMLLMNWTYGYDWEPDYKTKETISDIMVNAPELRDGANLLMHDREWTSEALEDIVVGLQEKGYEIVDPDLIETP
- a CDS encoding DUF1885 family protein; the encoded protein is MASSAYIKLVPKSKKKTLTIDDVKELFHYYKDITSKTGQQLSWQYEESSFPYMIKENPEGAGKWFYLKGIEDRYKMILVGIGSQPSENGEDEETLSYIQITLHDQSTHGDKGKANEYCKFIAKKLEAELQLFTGKVMYFYKR
- the lpdA gene encoding dihydrolipoyl dehydrogenase, producing MVVGDFAIDVDTLVIGAGPGGYVAAIRAAQLGQKVTIVEKATLGGVCLNVGCIPSKALISAAHRYETALHSADMGIKAENVTVDFSKVQQFKAGVVKKLTGGVEGLLKGNKVDIVRGEAYFVDANTVRIMDENSAQTYKFNNCIIASGSRPIEIPTFKYSKRVLDSTGALALEEIPKKMIVIGGGYIGTELGTAYANFGTEVVIVEAGDEILAGFEKQMSALVKRNLKKKGNVEIFTKAMAKGVEESADGVKVTIEVKGEEKVIEADYVLVTVGRRPNTDEMGLEQVGVEMTERGIIKIDKQCRTNISNIYAIGDIVEGPPLAHKASYEGKIAAEAISGHPSEIDYHGIPAVVFTEPELASVGYTEQEAKEEGIEVTAAKFPFAANGRALALNTTDGFLKLVTRKEDGLVIGAQIAGASASDMIAELGLAIETGMTAEDLAMTIHAHPTLGEITMEAAEVAIGSPIHIVK